A window of Vigna unguiculata cultivar IT97K-499-35 chromosome 4, ASM411807v1, whole genome shotgun sequence contains these coding sequences:
- the LOC114182077 gene encoding putative clathrin assembly protein At2g25430 — translation MAPTTIRKAIGVVKDQTSIRIAQVASNMAPEMEVAVVRATSHDDYPASEKYLREILDLMSHSRGYVLACVSAVSKRLGKTRNWIVAVKALMLLHRLIDEGPPLFQEEILYATRRGTRLLNMSDFRDEAHSMSWDHSAFVRSYATYLDQRLELMLFYRKSTDAGTCGGSVGGDGADDRFGGGDNFRWAPYEYGGGDMSESVTPLRDMTLDKRVFDKMDHLQRLLDRFLGCRPTGSAKHSRMVLVALYHVVRESFQLYAAICEVLGLLFDDFFIDMEYVDCVKAFEAFDSATTQFDELVGFYNWCKDIGVVRSSEYPEVQRIATKLLETMEKFVRDMAKRPKSPQTKEEEPAPDKNEIKALPPPEN, via the coding sequence ATGGCTCCCACGACGATCCGGAAGGCGATTGGGGTCGTGAAGGACCAAACCAGCATAAGGATTGCGCAGGTCGCCAGCAACATGGCGCCGGAAATGGAGGTCGCCGTTGTCAGGGCCACCAGCCACGACGACTACCCCGCCAGCGAGAAGTACCTCAGGGAGATCTTGGACCTCATGTCGCACTCGCGCGGCTACGTCCTCGCATGCGTATCCGCGGTGTCCAAGCGTTTGGGGAAGACGCGCAACTGGATTGTGGCGGTCAAGGCGCTCATGCTCTTGCACCGGCTCATTGACGAGGGTCCCCCCCTGTTCCAGGAGGAGATCCTTTACGCCACCCGCCGAGGAACACGGCTCCTCAATATGTCTGATTTTAGAGACGAGGCTCACTCCATGTCCTGGGATCACTCCGCTTTTGTGAGGTCCTATGCTACGTATCTCGACCAGAGGCTTGAGTTGATGCTGTTTTATAGAAAGAGCACCGACGCCGGTACCTGTGGTGGTAGTGTTGGCGGCGACGGTGCTGATGATAGATTTGGCGGAGGGGACAATTTCCGGTGGGCGCCGTATGAGTACGGTGGTGGGGACATGAGTGAATCGGTGACTCCTTTGAGGGATATGACTCTGGATAAGAGGGTTTTCGATAAGATGGATCATTTGCAGAGGTTGTTGGATCGGTTTCTGGGTTGTAGGCCTACTGGGTCTGCGAAGCATAGTAGGATGGTTTTGGTTGCTTTGTATCATGTGGTTAGGGAGAGTTTTCAATTGTATGCTGCTATATGTGAGGTTTTGGGTTTGTTGTTTGACGACTTCTTCATTGATATGGAGTACGTCGATTGCGTGAAGGCTTTTGAAGCTTTTGACAGTGCGACTACGCAGTTTGATGAGCTTGTTGGTTTTTATAATTGGTGTAAGGATATTGGTGTGGTGAGGTCCTCGGAGTACCCTGAGGTTCAGAGGATTGCCACCAAGTTGCTTGAGACGATGGAGAAGTTTGTGAGGGACATGGCTAAGAGGCCGAAGAGTCCCCAGACAAAAGAGGAGGAGCCGGCACCAGATAAGAACGAAATCAAGGCATTGCCTCCTCCGGAGAATTAG